The Halobacillus ihumii genomic sequence CCGGATTTGCGCCCTATTCTTTAAGAAGATCTAATTATTTTGTGTTTTTTGTGAAAAGAAATAGGCAAGGCTAGCGATCAATATTATGACCAACAAATGAAAGCTTCTACGCCCAAAACTCACTTCTTGAGGAAAAGAACCTCCTAAAAAAGAAATGTCTGGAGTATAATTCATAGTCAAAATTAAACCTGATGCCATTTGATAAACTAAGTAAAGTAAAATGAAACTCCCTATAAAAATGAAATATTTCTTCATAGCTTCCCATCCTTCCCCTTATCTATATTTACGGTTGGGATCCAACATAGTTTCAAGCACAAAAAATTTTCTTACCATAATTGGGATTGAACAGGTGAAAAACTCTTAAAAGTGTATCAAATATCTCGAATTCAAGTCTTCCAGATAATGGCCCTTTAACAGAAGACTTGATTTCAAGATAACCTTAATAGAACATAATACCGATCTTTCATAACTGCCACTTTATCTGGGAGGTTCGATATCCAGACAAGGCTTCTCATTTTTGTTATTATAAGAAAACCAAATCCTCCACCACATTTTCTCTACCAAGTGATTTTATCAAAGCTATTTCCTTCGATACTTTTCACATACAGTTCACCTTCTATAGCACCCAATCCAACCATTATATACGGATTATCTTCGCCATTTTTCCTATTCATCTCAGATAGAGTAATTTTGGTATCACCCGAAACTACTTCTACATTATCTAACTCTAATGATTTATCTTTATTTCCAGATGATATGACAACCATTTTTTTATCTTCTGCTATTGTAAATACTTTAAATCCTCTTGTATCCGGGTTATTCTGCAATTTTGTTACATAAGTTTCAATTTCACCCACCTCATCCAACCTGCTTTTTTCCAACACCCAGTTATTTTCAGGTGAATAACCTCCACAAGCAACTAAAATCGAACTGATAAAAATAAACATAAATACAAAAAGAACCTTTTTCAATAGCCTCCCCCTTTCAGTTATACCTTCAATTAAAATTCTCACTATATACTACAAAATGGTTACCCTACGGTTTCAATATTTAAAGATAACTTCTCTAACCTTGAACAGATCTCTTTTTAATTAATAACTAAAGATACGATGGTAAAGCCAATCAAAAAGAAAGCAAAATCACGAAGGCTGCTCCCTCAAATCCTCTGATGTTTACGAAACCAATATAGAACAAAATGATTGCGGCAATTAGAATTAAAATGATTGGGATAAATCGAACAAATAAAGAAAGGTTTAATCTTTTAAACCACCAAGTAAGCTATATAACAAGTAACCCTGGTACAATAGCCACGAGAAATGGTCCTTCAATTACCTTCTTGTTTGAAGAATATGTAAATTCACCTTATTTTAATACAAAATGAAAACAGGTTTATTATCTCTCAGTGAGAAACCCTTTATGAATCTGGCTCTACACACAAAGAAGAGCGCAATTCACTACTTCAGAATCGCGCTCAGTTAGAATAAATATTAGGATTCTATAATCCCATACAAAATCTACTATCTTTTTGTACAAGTTTCTAATTGCAAAATAAGACAAGGTCCATACAATTAAAAGCTCGTTAGGTAGTACACGTTAAAAATATTTATCTCTCCTGATTGAATGATAGAAATCGAGAACAAAGCCGAATGGAATAGCTAGTACAGGAATCATTATCTTTCCTATTGTACGAAGAATATCCACACGCTTTTTCGTTAGTTTTCTATCGAAATATCAAAATAACACACTAATCCCTACTATAAACTGTAAGATGAATGGCAAGAGCAAGCCAACATTAAGGTCAGGTGAAATTATAGGTAAAGCCATTGTAGCAAAAGGAGCAATCACAGATACGAGTGTGACACCAAACCAATAATCAGCAGTTTCAAATTCTTTTCGTCTGCTTTCTTGTGCCTCTTGAAGGATCTCCTTGCTTAGATTTTCAGGCGAAATAAACGATTCCACAGTTTGTTTTACTAGTTGATTATCTTCCTCCGTTAATTCCAATAGATGTCCTTAATCTCATTAATGTAATGGCTCCGTTCATCAGCTGGTAAGATTTAATTGATTTAGAGGAACCCAACCCGTATAAAGTATCATAGATGATTTTGTTTCTTAAAATATGGAAAAATTTAAAATGTAATGTTTACATTACATTTATTTTAGAATATAATCAAGTTATGTAAGGTGCACATTACATTTCAGAAAGGTCGTAAACGATGAAACATGGAGTACGTAATTCCATAAAAGAGATGAGAAAAGAGAAGGGGTTCACCCAGGACCAATTAGCTGAAAAGATCCTGGTCACTAGACAAACGATTATTGCCATAGAAAAACAACGTTATGAACCATCCATTGGCACAGCTATTAAATTAGCTACTGTATTAGATTGCTCTATAGACAGTTTATTTTGGATCGAAGGAGAGGAATGAAAATGAATTTGACCTACAGAACAAACTTCCTATTGAAAATGGGGATTCCATTAATTTTATTTTATCTTTATTTTTTCCAATCCAGCTCCACAACGACCTTAGTTGCTGCGATTATAGCTACAATTCACTACGGGGCATATGGAATTGATATTCATAAAAAGGGAAATTGGCCCAAAGTTAACCTTGAGCATGATCAACGTACTCGTTCTAACGCTCACTTTGCCGGATATATAACCTGTTGGGCTATGATTTTTCTCTTATTCATAGGCAGTGTACTTATACTAAACACGGATATACCTCTGACTTTTCCTAATCTCATCGCCTATACGATTCTAGCTAGTTTCGTTTTAAGATGGATTATACGTGACTATCTTAATTTTCTCCCTTTAGCGGAGGAAGGATAAATGTCCTTTCACAAAAAGAGCGCAAGTCTTTTCCAGATTTGCGCCCTCTTCATGTAGACTCGATAATTAAGATCTATCTCTTTTTTGGGGCTATAAGGGCAGCCACAATGCCTACTACTCCGTAAAGTATAAAGGAAGTAACATATCCCCATGTCCCAATGAGCCATCCGGCGAGTACTGAACCGATTACCTGACCCATTGCCAAGGTTAAAAAGGGTACGCCGATACCTAATGATGCATTCGTAATAAATACACGGATTCCCCAGACAAGAAGGACGCCGGTTAAAAATATATAGGAGCTGCCAAAAATTCCAGCCGATAAATAAGACATCAACAAATTTCCTGGTGCAAAAGAAAGAATAATCGATGATGAGGCAATCGACAAACTCCCTACCTTATAAGCTAAAGACAGTCCCCATTTTTCAACATGTGAACCAGAAAATCCTCCTAGCACACCAAATAGTCCTATAATGACCCAAAATCCCGAAAGCTGCCATTCACTATAATCTCCAGCCACTTCTATAAAAGATCTGGAAAATGTCCAAAAGGCCGCTGTTGAAAACCCCAAGGTAAGAGATGCCAAAGTTAAAGGAATCGCTCCTTTTACTCCTCGTATAGAGAGGTTTCCTTTTTTAAACCTCACCCTCGAACTCATACCATTTTTCGGAATCGTTTGGAAATTCCATATCAATATCAGGAATGTCAAGATAGCATAGATCAAATACGTCAGTCTCCAATTCGGTGCTAATAAAATCGCTCCTGCTCCAGAAAGGGCTATGCCAAAACTGGTTCCTGAATTGACCCATGTATTTGCTTTACCTTGATTACTCTCTTTAATCCATAGCGATATCGCGGCGCCATAAGGAGGAGATACCAAACCTGTACTTCCTCCAGCCAATAACACCCCTAGCGCAAGCAACCATACATTAGGAGTGACACCTATCAACAGCAATCCAGCAAAAGCTGACATCCCAGCTGAGATAATCATCCTTCTCGGCCCTTCTTTTGTCGTAATCACAGTGGATAGGATGATTGTGAGGCAATAGGCTAAATAAAACAGCGAAGAAATCATCCCCGATACAAACTCGGACATTTCAAGTGATTCATTGATTGCGGGCAGAAGCAACCCAAAACTAAACCTCGCCAATCCATAGGTGGCAGCAATCATGGTAGCTCCAGGTAAAACTAATTTTGAAAATTTCATGGTATTCATCCTAACTTAAATTATATAGAACGACCTTTCTAATTTTCAGATAAAAAAATTACGATGTATGTTGGACAAGTGTCCTCGCCATCGCAATAGAATGTTCCGTTGCTTTCTCTGCACCAATCAATGTTGTCATAGAAGTGGTGCCTTCAAGCAGCAATGTAAATCGGTGAGCTAAATCCCGTTCGTTATCTTTCCCTTTCCTTTGAGCCAATTGCTGAAAGTATTTAAGTAATTTGGATTTGTGACCTCTTGCAATATTTTCAATTTCATTATCTGTTCCTGCATAATCTTCTATTGCTCTTAAGAACATGCATCCTCTGTAAGATTGTTCGTTTAACCAACGACCGTGAGCTTCAACAGCAAGAATAAAAGGCGAATCTGAATCCATTTCGACTTGTGAATCCAAATAAGACCAATAGCGTTCTTCCCGCTGTTTAAGTACTTCTTCAACTAAATTGTCCTTGGAGGAAAAATGATTATAAAGCGTCATCGTTGCTACATTCGCTTCACTGATGATTTGCTTCAATCCTACTCCATGAAATCCGTGCTCATAAAATAACCGTTCAGCTACGCTGAGTAGTGTATCTTTTTTTACAGATCGACCCATGTCATCCACTCCTCCTTCTTTTTAGATAGAATGACCTTTCTACAAACAGATTATCAAACACTCAATCTTACCGTCAACTATTTAATCAAAAACCATATTAGCCAGCACACTTTAACAGAAAATAAATAAAGAGATTCATCTATACCTGACCTTTTTCATGCAAAAAGACGCATATCCTTTATTCCGGAAGTGCGCCCAATCGTATTGCTGAGGATCATCATTCTCTTTTAATAACTCATACTTAAAAAATGATTTTCTCTTATGCTGAAGGAATTACAACTGCATTACACGCTCTTTCGTAAAACTCAATGGGGCCGGCGCCACCAATAATTGCGTACTCGTAACCAATATCTTTCATATCTTTTAGACAATGATGGAGTAACGAATAACCAATTCCATTCATTCTATTAGATTCAGAAACACCCATAGGACCAAAATAGCATTTTTTATTTTTATAGACGTCAAAAGCAGCGAATCCGACTATTTCTTCCTCATTATTCAAAGCTATGTATATTGATGGATTTCTTGATTTAAAACCACCTTTTAAAGTTTGTGACCATTCGTATGAAAAATTGTGTTCTACATACTTTACTAGTTTATCAGAATCGGTCTGCTTCACTTTTCGAACAAAATGAGAATCTATGTTTGGAAAAGTGTAATTACCAAGATGCGTAATCATATCACGGGATGTTGTACCGAGAGTTAGTATGATTTCTTTATTGTAATCATTTAGATATTTATCGATAAGATCAATGTTAATTAATGCTTTAAGGACATGACCTTCATTTAGATAAACTTGGTTATATTTTTTCATTATGCTAATGGCAACCTCAAAAACCTGTTTTATCTCCTCTGTTACATAAACGTTAAACAGGGGGGTTTTAGTCCTGTTTTGGTTTGCGGTATTTCCTACATCTTCAATCTGGGCCCTTAAAAATGCTGCATCCAAGGTACATTTTAAAGAAACCTCCCCAAGCGCGCCTTTTTTTTCACTAATACAAGCGATCAGTAAATGTATCGGTTCTAATACATTACTTTTTGAAATTTCAACCTCGCTTTCCGCATTCTTCATTATTCTTAACATCCTATTAGTGATCTTTAAATTATCCAGTTTTACTCCCCCTTCTGAAAACTATAGAGTTTATAAACCATCTTTCTCCTTACTTATATCTACTTAAAATTTCTTCTGGAATATGACAATAATCATTTGGACATCTAGCTAACCTATCTTGATGTTCTTCTGCACTTCTCACATAGTTTGTTAGAGGTAATACTTCAACAACTATAAGGTCATAATCATTTCTCTCCCCAAGAAATGCCTTCGCCTCTTTTAAGTGTTCTGCCTTTTCACTATATACTCCTGTTCTATATTTCTCGCCAACATCCTGCCCTTGTTTATTCAAACTGTATGGATCAATGATTTCAAATAAATATCCCATTAAGTCCCTGATTGTTACAACCGTCGGATCAAATCCTGTTTTTACACATTCGGCATACCCATCATAATCATCCTCAAGCGTATGACTTGTTCCATTAGCTCTTCCCGCTTCTGTAAACTTAACTCCAGGTAAAGTTTTTATAAAAGCTTGTACTCCCCATAAACATCCACCTGCAATATATACCATTTCCATATAGTTCTCTCCCTTATACAGTAAAATGACCCAAAAATCCAAGAATCGAGCCCAGTTCTTATTTCAGTTTCGTACCCGTTAGCGAAAGAGGAATATATATAAACCATTATGATGAAATAGTTAACCCAAAATATTTAATCCAATCTTCCAGTCATTATCTTCCTCTAATTTTATCACTTTTGTATCTTTACCCCTACAAATTACATACAAAAAAACTCCGACAACCTTTTCAAAAGGTGCCGGAGTGCTTAAACAATACTATGAATTATTTTTCTGCGTTTCTATCAATGATTCCTTGATCTTTCGCCATCTCTTTCGCAATCCGCGGTGCGTGCCACAATAACGGAAGCATTAAAATCGAGACAGGAACAGCGGCAATCACGACAAATGACTGTAAAGCCCCAATGCCTCCCCCGCCAATTTTTATTAAAATCGTAGCAATTACTGCCATGATCACTGCCCAGAACACACGAACCATTTTCGGTGGATTCCCGGCCCCTGTTACACTCATCGAAATTGAGTAGGCCATTGAGTCAACGGTCGTGACGACAAAGAGCATCGTTAAAATGAGAAAGACGAATGGCATTATAAATCCTAATGGCATTTTTTCAGCAATGGCGATGATCGCCGCCGGCAGTCCGCCTTCCATTAGAGGTCCACTGATCGATCCCGCATTCTTTAACTCCTGAAGAATGCCTGTCCCGCCTAAAATGGTAAACCAAAAGTTGGCGGCCAGCGGTGCGATAATAGCGACCACAAGGAATACTTCTCTAATCTTGCGCCCTCCAGCGATTCTCGCGACAAGCAGTGAAACTAATGGGCCAAAGCCGATAAACCAGCCGAAGAAGAAGAGCATCCAGCTCCCCAGCCATTCCTGATCAGCCCGAAACGTACTAATCGAAATAAATTCGCTCGTGTACATTCCAAAGGATGAAATAAAGGAATCTATAATAAACCCGCCAGGACCAAACAGCAATAAGAAGAAAGCTATGGCCACCGCCATCACGACGTTTGCCTTACTTAGCCATTGAATCCCTTTTTCAATACCAGTTAATGTAGAGAATAAAACAATTGTAATGAGAGCTAATATAATGAACACTTGTGTTGTAAAGGTATCAGGCCATCCAAACACCGCGTTGACACCATAACTTACTTGCAACCCAAGAAACCCAATCGGCCCGATGGTTCCAGCCGCTGCTCCAATGATACAAAAAACATCGGCCAGTGTTCCCCAAATGCTATCACGAATTTTTTCACCAAAGATAGGATACAAAAGGGTTCTCGGCTTTAGCGGCATGCCCTTATGATGATGGGCATACATAATCACGATCGTACTGATCGCACCATAGACTGACCAGGCCGTGAATCCCCATGACATATAACTTTGAGCAAGAGCGGGCGCCACCGCTTCTTTCGTCCCCGCAATAATCCCCGTGTGCATCGGTGGGACTTCCATAAAATAATACATCGGCTCAGCGGCTGCCCAGAACACTCCGCCAGCCCCAAGTCCTGAAGTCACGACAATCGCAATAAATTTGAACAAGCTCATCTCCGGCTGTTGGCCTGGATTGCCAAGCTTCACCCTTCCATATTTGGAAAAAGCAATCGCAGCTCCTACAATAAAAGTGGCTAACAAAAGCAACTGCCAATACGCTCCAAAATAACGAATCGATAAGGCAAAACCTATGTCTACGTAATGTTTAACCATATCTACTTTAACAATCGAAAGTAAAACAAATAGAAGAAGCAGGCCGCCGCTTAGTATAAAAACGGGCCAATTCACTTTCTCCTTTAACGAAATCTGATCACTCTTTGACATCCATTCACCCCTATAAATAATACCCTGATGTTCAGGTTTCGTCCCTGACTATCAAGTTTTCATTGCCTCTGCAAAAGAACTTCGACTCCCTGATCAATCTCGGATATCCCTTTCCTTCACTCCTAGTTGTTTAGTTTAGAAACTAAATTAAAGAAACGAGCCCAATTTGTTCGACAGCTTACCATTATACAGCAATGGCACCTCCAATCAAATGGCATGGAATAGATGTGAGAAAAACGGCCATACAAAAAGAGCACCATTCACTCCGATGAATGGCGCTCTCCTCCGTTTGTTCATCTATTCTATAAAACCAACATTCTTGAAAAAGCTTACGATCCCTTTGACCAGTCCATCTGCTAACGGCAAGTCCGGATCGGAGTAAGTCTGTAAATTTCCTGCTCTGTCCTCAGGAGCCTCTTTTAAGACATGATTCATTTTCTCAATCACTAACAATTCAGCCTCTGGTTTCGCTTCTTGGAGCATTTCGGCCTCTTGGACTGGTACTTGAAGATCCCGTTTTCCGTTGACAATCAGGATAGGAATATTTAACTTCTGAATTGCCTGGGCAGGGTTATACTGCATCCATGAAGACAAAAATGGCTGAACAGATAGACGAAATACGCTTTGTAATTCCTTGGGTACATCCTCTACTTGTTCGCCTGCCTTTAGCTGCTCTAGAATTTCCTTACTTTGCTTTTTCAGACCTTCAGGAAGATTAACTTTTAACTGATCATAAAGGACTTCATTTATCGGCCGGCCAGCCCCTGCTAACGATACAAAGGCATCAACGCCCACTTCTTCAGCTGCCATCATACCAACGAGAGATCCTTGGCTGTGCCCAATCACGCCTACTTTTGAAAATTGGTCCTCCCCATTTAACATGTCTACCCATGCCTGAGCATCCTGCGCAAATTGGTCAAAGCGAAGTTCTTTTTCCGGAATCGCCGCTTGTTGATTTTTCCCTACACCACGTTTATCGTACCGCACACTAGCTATACCCTGTTCGGCTAACGCCTCCGCCAAAAGCTTTAAACTGTTGTTTTTCCCTTGAACGGTGGCAGCATTACCGTTACGGTCAGTCGGTCCTGAACCAGGAATAATCAACACAACTGGGTACGGCCCCTCTTCAACAGGCGTCTCTAGCTCTCCAAACAGTTTGCCTTCGTTCGTGTCGACACTGAGAAATTGCCCCTTTTCCTCTTTGGCAACATCACCCGTTTCAGCTTTTCCCTTTTTCAGTTCAAAAGGAAACGATTGACCTTGCTGCGTAAAGGTTCCAGATATCGTATCTCCCTCTTTCTCCCCTTCGAAGCTGATCTTCTGACCTGCTAACTCCATGTGAAAAGAGACCGCTGATCCATCAACCTTTACTTCCGCAAACGGGTAGTCCTCTACACCTTGAACCGGAATACTGAGCGCTCCACTCCATCCGTCCCCTTTTTCAAAAGTAGTCATGATCGGTAATGGCTGGTTGGGCACATTAATACTTCCATTCCAACTGCCTGCTATACCTTCTGTGGACGATTTTCCATCTTCTGATTTACTCTGATCCGTTTGGTTTTGATCGGATTGGCTGCTGCAGCCTACTAACAAAAGCATGATAGCGAACAATAAACCAATACTTTTCCCCTTCATCGACTCATCCTTCCAGTGAATTTATTACTTTCTAAAGGTACGAGTGAAGGGCAAGAAGGTTTCATAGAAACTAACATTTACATTTCACTTGTACAGTATTTCATATATGGCTTCTTGTTCTTTATCTCTTATAATAATTTTATAAGGAATCTTTTCAATTGATAATTTATCTCTCTTTATTTCTACGACCTGCCTTGCATAGTTAGCAATTTGTTCAGCTGTCCTTTTACTTTGTCCCCCTTCTGACAGAGAAGTCTTTAAAATGATTTGAAGTGGTTTTGGATGGAAGGAAAAAGCAAATCCAGTCACTTTGTTGTATCTTTTATGTG encodes the following:
- a CDS encoding helix-turn-helix transcriptional regulator, which codes for MKHGVRNSIKEMRKEKGFTQDQLAEKILVTRQTIIAIEKQRYEPSIGTAIKLATVLDCSIDSLFWIEGEE
- a CDS encoding MFS transporter, with translation MKFSKLVLPGATMIAATYGLARFSFGLLLPAINESLEMSEFVSGMISSLFYLAYCLTIILSTVITTKEGPRRMIISAGMSAFAGLLLIGVTPNVWLLALGVLLAGGSTGLVSPPYGAAISLWIKESNQGKANTWVNSGTSFGIALSGAGAILLAPNWRLTYLIYAILTFLILIWNFQTIPKNGMSSRVRFKKGNLSIRGVKGAIPLTLASLTLGFSTAAFWTFSRSFIEVAGDYSEWQLSGFWVIIGLFGVLGGFSGSHVEKWGLSLAYKVGSLSIASSSIILSFAPGNLLMSYLSAGIFGSSYIFLTGVLLVWGIRVFITNASLGIGVPFLTLAMGQVIGSVLAGWLIGTWGYVTSFILYGVVGIVAALIAPKKR
- a CDS encoding TetR/AcrR family transcriptional regulator, whose protein sequence is MGRSVKKDTLLSVAERLFYEHGFHGVGLKQIISEANVATMTLYNHFSSKDNLVEEVLKQREERYWSYLDSQVEMDSDSPFILAVEAHGRWLNEQSYRGCMFLRAIEDYAGTDNEIENIARGHKSKLLKYFQQLAQRKGKDNERDLAHRFTLLLEGTTSMTTLIGAEKATEHSIAMARTLVQHTS
- a CDS encoding GNAT family N-acetyltransferase, whose protein sequence is MKNAESEVEISKSNVLEPIHLLIACISEKKGALGEVSLKCTLDAAFLRAQIEDVGNTANQNRTKTPLFNVYVTEEIKQVFEVAISIMKKYNQVYLNEGHVLKALINIDLIDKYLNDYNKEIILTLGTTSRDMITHLGNYTFPNIDSHFVRKVKQTDSDKLVKYVEHNFSYEWSQTLKGGFKSRNPSIYIALNNEEEIVGFAAFDVYKNKKCYFGPMGVSESNRMNGIGYSLLHHCLKDMKDIGYEYAIIGGAGPIEFYERACNAVVIPSA
- a CDS encoding peptide-methionine (S)-S-oxide reductase, translated to MEMVYIAGGCLWGVQAFIKTLPGVKFTEAGRANGTSHTLEDDYDGYAECVKTGFDPTVVTIRDLMGYLFEIIDPYSLNKQGQDVGEKYRTGVYSEKAEHLKEAKAFLGERNDYDLIVVEVLPLTNYVRSAEEHQDRLARCPNDYCHIPEEILSRYK
- a CDS encoding BCCT family transporter, with translation MSKSDQISLKEKVNWPVFILSGGLLLLFVLLSIVKVDMVKHYVDIGFALSIRYFGAYWQLLLLATFIVGAAIAFSKYGRVKLGNPGQQPEMSLFKFIAIVVTSGLGAGGVFWAAAEPMYYFMEVPPMHTGIIAGTKEAVAPALAQSYMSWGFTAWSVYGAISTIVIMYAHHHKGMPLKPRTLLYPIFGEKIRDSIWGTLADVFCIIGAAAGTIGPIGFLGLQVSYGVNAVFGWPDTFTTQVFIILALITIVLFSTLTGIEKGIQWLSKANVVMAVAIAFFLLLFGPGGFIIDSFISSFGMYTSEFISISTFRADQEWLGSWMLFFFGWFIGFGPLVSLLVARIAGGRKIREVFLVVAIIAPLAANFWFTILGGTGILQELKNAGSISGPLMEGGLPAAIIAIAEKMPLGFIMPFVFLILTMLFVVTTVDSMAYSISMSVTGAGNPPKMVRVFWAVIMAVIATILIKIGGGGIGALQSFVVIAAVPVSILMLPLLWHAPRIAKEMAKDQGIIDRNAEK
- a CDS encoding alpha/beta hydrolase family protein, which translates into the protein MKGKSIGLLFAIMLLLVGCSSQSDQNQTDQSKSEDGKSSTEGIAGSWNGSINVPNQPLPIMTTFEKGDGWSGALSIPVQGVEDYPFAEVKVDGSAVSFHMELAGQKISFEGEKEGDTISGTFTQQGQSFPFELKKGKAETGDVAKEEKGQFLSVDTNEGKLFGELETPVEEGPYPVVLIIPGSGPTDRNGNAATVQGKNNSLKLLAEALAEQGIASVRYDKRGVGKNQQAAIPEKELRFDQFAQDAQAWVDMLNGEDQFSKVGVIGHSQGSLVGMMAAEEVGVDAFVSLAGAGRPINEVLYDQLKVNLPEGLKKQSKEILEQLKAGEQVEDVPKELQSVFRLSVQPFLSSWMQYNPAQAIQKLNIPILIVNGKRDLQVPVQEAEMLQEAKPEAELLVIEKMNHVLKEAPEDRAGNLQTYSDPDLPLADGLVKGIVSFFKNVGFIE